In Candidatus Zixiibacteriota bacterium, the genomic stretch GATTGTCAGGTGACTTTCCATACCGTGTCATCGCTGCCGTTTGACATTAAGATTGCGAAGATTCACAACCAGCTTCAGGGCCAGCATGCTTATGTGCCAGTCCTCAAGACCGAAGGCACTGAAGAGATCTGGGGCTTCGATTTCTTAATTGCCTACGATGCTTCCGCTCTCAATTTCATGGGTGCTCTCAAGGGCGACCTCTTTGATATTCCCGGCGCTTATGAATGGGAGTATTTCACCTATCGTTTTGGTCCCTTCGGTAACTGCGGCTCCGCTTGCCCCAGTGGCATGCTTCGTGTAACCGCTATCGCCGACCAGAATGATGGTCCGCATAGTCCGAAAGACAAGATGGTTCCGAACGACGGTCCCGAGCCGGAAATCGACGGCTTCGTACTGTTCATGCTTGACTTCCTTGTCTCCAACGACCGGACTTTGGAATGCCAGTTTGTACCGGTTCGGTTCTTCTGGTTTGACTGCGGCGATAACACTATCGCTTATTGGCCGGCTACCAATGACAGTTTCGACATCGAGACTGCTATTTCCGACCAGGTGTTCGAATTCGGCGACCCGCCGTTTGAGATTACTGACCTCGATGCTCTGTTCCCGACCTGGGGCGGCGCTCCGAATTCCTGCATGAATCCACTTCCGAATAAGCCGGATCCGATTCGCTTCATCGACTTCTACAACGGTGGCGTGGATATCATCTGCGCCGACTCCATTGACGCCCGTGGCGACGTCAACCTGAACGGTATTGCGAATGAAATTGGTGACGCGGTTGTGTTCACCAACTACTTCATCGCCGGCCTGGCTGCGTTCCAGGTTAATATCGACGGTCAGATTGCCGCTACCGATGTCAACGCTGACGGTATCGTTCTGTCAGTGGCCGACCTGGTTTATCTCATCCGTGTCATCATTGGCGACGCTCTCCCGTATGCCAAGCTGAATCCGTATGCCATGACCGCCAACTTCAGCCATGACGGCTCGGTTGTCACCGTGGATTCGGAACTCGGCGCGGCTCTCTTCACCTTCGCCGGTGACGTCAACGTGACCCTCGCTGAGGGCGCGGCCGGAATGGAGATCAAGACCGGTCTGGTTAACGGCAACACCAACGTTCTGGTTTATTCCTTCGAGAAGGGCAAGACCTTCTCCGGCAATATCCTGAACGCCGAAGGTTCTCTGGTTAAGGTTGAGGCGGTGGATTACTTTGGTAACACCTACAAAGTTGGCTTGTTGCCGACCGCGTTCAGTGTTTCCAACTATCCGAACCCGTTCAACGCTCAGACTGTGATTCGTCTCGAACTGCCCAAGGCTTCCGACTATAGCGTGACGATTTACAACGTCGCCGGTCAGAAAGTCCATGGCTGGAACGGTCACAGCGAAGCTGGCGTCCTCGAAC encodes the following:
- a CDS encoding T9SS type A sorting domain-containing protein, which gives rise to DCQVTFHTVSSLPFDIKIAKIHNQLQGQHAYVPVLKTEGTEEIWGFDFLIAYDASALNFMGALKGDLFDIPGAYEWEYFTYRFGPFGNCGSACPSGMLRVTAIADQNDGPHSPKDKMVPNDGPEPEIDGFVLFMLDFLVSNDRTLECQFVPVRFFWFDCGDNTIAYWPATNDSFDIETAISDQVFEFGDPPFEITDLDALFPTWGGAPNSCMNPLPNKPDPIRFIDFYNGGVDIICADSIDARGDVNLNGIANEIGDAVVFTNYFIAGLAAFQVNIDGQIAATDVNADGIVLSVADLVYLIRVIIGDALPYAKLNPYAMTANFSHDGSVVTVDSELGAALFTFAGDVNVTLAEGAAGMEIKTGLVNGNTNVLVYSFEKGKTFSGNILNAEGSLVKVEAVDYFGNTYKVGLLPTAFSVSNYPNPFNAQTVIRLELPKASDYSVTIYNVAGQKVHGWNGHSEAGVLELNWTANVASGIYFYKAEAGANSVTKKMVLLK